In a genomic window of Myxococcales bacterium:
- a CDS encoding benzoate-CoA ligase family protein, producing the protein MVERHHNLTARLLDANLAQGRGDEVALCEGDRTWTYRELTDQVARMGGALVKLGVGRGERVAVLMRDTLEAAATILGVLRIGAVAVPLSELARPDDLRESLGHAGAVVAIVDGELEPALDAIRGHLPALRDVLCFHPRAAGERDIRALCAAAKPAAAVAVATTDEALLLYSAGFADDAFGVRHDHASPLAAYESFAVSYLGLVPGQRVFAVARMSTAFGLGAGLLFPLLAGARSLLLPAQPHSRALLAAIAAFAPDYFLATPSIYGQLARDVAAAAAPPPLAQVRRAIAGGEGMPDKLVPRIRAALGVAVEVGYGITEVLQIALAGIVADDDRSGACGRPLAGIEARVVDDDGRTVGPDEIGTLQVRAPSMCAGYWTGLATPAVDVDGWLTTRDRFLVDGRGVFHHCGRTDDLFKVGGKWVAPAEVERALISHDAVWEAAVVGVGDEDGLIKPLAFVVVNVGHTATPELETELREFVKQTLAPYKYPRWIEFIDALPRGPGGRLLRYKLRPTRRRRRAETGVA; encoded by the coding sequence ATGGTCGAGCGCCACCACAACCTCACGGCCCGGCTCCTCGACGCCAACCTGGCGCAGGGCCGCGGCGACGAGGTCGCGCTGTGCGAGGGCGACCGCACCTGGACCTACCGCGAGCTGACCGATCAGGTCGCGCGCATGGGCGGCGCGCTGGTGAAGCTCGGGGTCGGGCGGGGCGAGCGGGTCGCGGTGCTGATGCGCGACACGCTCGAGGCCGCCGCGACGATCCTCGGCGTGCTGCGGATCGGCGCGGTCGCGGTGCCGCTGTCCGAGCTGGCGCGGCCCGACGATCTGCGCGAGTCGCTCGGCCACGCCGGCGCGGTGGTGGCGATCGTCGACGGTGAGCTCGAGCCCGCGCTCGACGCGATCAGGGGCCACCTGCCGGCGCTGCGCGACGTGCTGTGCTTCCACCCGCGCGCGGCCGGCGAGCGCGACATCCGGGCCCTGTGCGCGGCGGCCAAGCCCGCGGCCGCGGTCGCGGTCGCGACCACCGACGAGGCGCTGCTCCTGTACTCGGCGGGGTTCGCCGACGACGCGTTCGGCGTGCGCCACGATCACGCCAGCCCGCTCGCGGCCTACGAATCGTTCGCGGTCAGCTACCTCGGCCTCGTGCCGGGCCAGCGGGTGTTCGCGGTGGCGCGGATGTCGACCGCGTTCGGGCTGGGCGCCGGGCTGCTGTTCCCGCTGCTCGCCGGCGCGCGCTCGCTGCTGCTGCCGGCCCAGCCGCACTCGCGCGCGCTGCTGGCGGCGATCGCGGCGTTCGCGCCCGACTACTTCCTGGCCACCCCGTCGATCTACGGCCAGCTGGCGCGCGACGTGGCCGCGGCCGCCGCGCCGCCGCCGCTGGCCCAGGTCCGGCGCGCGATCGCCGGCGGCGAGGGCATGCCCGACAAGCTGGTGCCGCGCATCCGCGCCGCGCTCGGCGTCGCGGTCGAGGTCGGCTACGGCATCACCGAGGTGCTGCAGATCGCGCTGGCCGGGATCGTCGCCGACGACGATCGCTCGGGCGCGTGCGGGCGGCCGCTGGCCGGGATCGAGGCCCGGGTCGTCGACGACGACGGCCGCACGGTCGGGCCCGACGAGATCGGCACGCTGCAGGTGCGCGCGCCGTCGATGTGCGCCGGCTACTGGACCGGGCTGGCGACGCCGGCGGTCGACGTCGACGGCTGGCTCACCACCCGCGATCGGTTCCTGGTCGACGGCCGCGGCGTGTTCCACCACTGTGGCCGCACCGACGACCTGTTCAAGGTCGGCGGCAAGTGGGTCGCGCCGGCCGAGGTCGAGCGCGCGCTGATCTCGCACGACGCGGTGTGGGAGGCGGCGGTGGTCGGCGTCGGTGACGAGGACGGCCTGATCAAGCCGCTGGCGTTCGTCGTGGTCAACGTCGGCCACACCGCCACGCCCGAGCTCGAGACCGAGCTGCGCGAGTTCGTCAAGCAGACCCTGGCGCCGTACAAGTACCCGCGCTGGATCGAGTTCATCGACGCGCTGCCGCGCGGCCCTGGCGGGCGGCTCCTGCGCTACAAGCTGCGGCCGACCCGGCGGCGTCGACGAGCCGAGACCGGCGTGGCGTGA
- the cls gene encoding cardiolipin synthase — MSWTLILTLLELVWIIVAGIVVVLQRRSATSTLAWLFALAFLPVVGFVIYWVIGPQRLTRKKLARRVSRQVVRAAMAGLAEARTSAPEHARLSLVPLGLGEAPPLPAVHITPYFDGDSTYRAICAAIEAATHHVHLEYYIWEPDVIGTRLRDLLIAKAKAGVEVRMLVDATGSAGLRRGWRRPLYQAGVQFAWFNPITFKLWRRRRADFRSHRKIVVCDGVVGFTGGMNVADAHAAEFGPNYWRDTHLRFDGPAVASLQRAFLQDWYYASGTLPSQAVAYFPEVSVPDDEHGDAVQVVASGPDEPGYAVHKTYFAAITSARSRLWITTPYFIPDDAIMTALAVAALGRVDVRVLVPKKGDSRVVDLAARSYFAELLAAGVKIFEYEPRFIHAKTMVIDDDLAIVATANLDNRSFRLNFELAAVVYGQHLVGQLAAAFVEDLRSARAIVADELARQRFRTRLGQASARLLSPLL, encoded by the coding sequence CGACCCTGGCGTGGCTGTTCGCGCTGGCGTTCCTGCCGGTGGTCGGCTTCGTCATCTACTGGGTGATCGGCCCGCAGCGCCTGACCCGCAAGAAGCTGGCGCGCCGGGTCAGCCGGCAGGTGGTGCGGGCGGCGATGGCGGGGCTGGCCGAGGCCCGGACGTCGGCGCCCGAGCACGCGCGGCTGTCGCTGGTGCCGCTGGGCCTCGGCGAGGCGCCGCCGCTGCCGGCCGTCCACATCACGCCGTACTTCGACGGCGACAGCACCTACCGCGCGATCTGCGCCGCGATCGAGGCCGCCACCCACCACGTCCACCTCGAGTACTATATCTGGGAGCCCGACGTCATCGGCACCCGGCTGCGCGACCTGCTGATCGCCAAGGCCAAGGCCGGGGTCGAGGTGCGGATGCTGGTCGACGCCACCGGCTCGGCCGGGCTCCGGCGCGGGTGGCGCCGGCCGCTGTACCAGGCCGGCGTGCAGTTCGCGTGGTTCAACCCGATCACGTTCAAGCTGTGGCGCCGCCGCCGCGCCGACTTCCGCAGCCACCGCAAGATCGTCGTGTGCGACGGCGTCGTCGGCTTCACCGGCGGCATGAACGTCGCCGACGCCCACGCCGCCGAGTTCGGGCCGAACTACTGGCGCGACACCCACCTCCGGTTCGACGGCCCGGCGGTGGCGTCGCTGCAGCGCGCGTTCCTGCAGGACTGGTACTACGCGTCGGGCACGCTGCCGTCCCAGGCCGTGGCGTACTTCCCCGAGGTGTCGGTGCCCGACGACGAGCACGGCGACGCGGTCCAGGTGGTGGCGTCGGGCCCCGACGAGCCCGGCTACGCGGTCCACAAGACCTACTTCGCGGCGATCACCTCGGCCCGCAGCCGGCTGTGGATCACGACGCCGTACTTCATCCCCGACGACGCGATCATGACCGCGCTGGCGGTGGCCGCGCTCGGGCGGGTCGACGTGCGCGTGCTCGTGCCCAAGAAGGGCGACAGCCGCGTCGTCGATCTCGCGGCGCGCAGCTACTTCGCCGAGCTCCTGGCGGCCGGCGTGAAGATCTTCGAGTACGAGCCGCGCTTCATCCACGCGAAGACGATGGTGATCGACGACGACCTGGCGATCGTCGCCACCGCCAACCTCGACAACCGCAGCTTCCGGCTCAACTTCGAGCTGGCGGCGGTGGTCTACGGCCAGCACCTGGTCGGGCAGCTCGCGGCCGCGTTCGTCGAGGATCTGCGCTCGGCCCGGGCGATCGTCGCCGACGAGCTGGCGCGCCAGCGGTTCCGGACCCGGCTGGGCCAGGCCAGCGCCCGGCTGCTGTCGCCGCTGCTCTGA